A stretch of the Zeugodacus cucurbitae isolate PBARC_wt_2022May chromosome 6, idZeuCucr1.2, whole genome shotgun sequence genome encodes the following:
- the LOC105211644 gene encoding 23 kDa integral membrane protein, with product MGWCEFFIKWLLYFFNLLAVIVGILLIILGSLVLDGMGDLKSDNSVQYVNAVPIIVIVLGGVIFIVSFFGCCGAIKEINWCILLYSLFMFILMCLQIALVVWAFLEKQDFLNSMNTIVHNAFENRNYDADNPMNILQITFSCCGYNNYTDYGSNAVPPSCCGFVDTNAPCPAAIYTTKQGCQSVFYNFWYDNIGYVRIGGIVVIVIEFLALVSGCGLAGCIRNSKRRNIA from the exons aTAGTTGGCATACTGCTCATCATACTTGGCAGTCTTGTTTTGGATGGCATGGGTGATCTAAAATCGGACAATAGTGTCCAATATGTCAACGCCGTACCGATTATTGTTATAGTGCTGGGTGGTGTCATATTCATCGTGTCATTCTTTGGCTGCTGCGGCGCAATTAAGGAGATCAATTGGTGTATACTATTG TACTCGCTATTTATGTTCATACTGATGTGTCTGCAGATAGCACTTGTCGTTTGGGCTTTCTTGGAGAAGCAAGATTTCCTCAACTCTATGAATACGATTGTTCATAATGCATTTGAGAATAGAAATTACGACGCTGATAACCCTATGAATATACTACAGATTACC ttcAGCTGCTGTGGCTACAATAATTACACGGATTATGGCAGCAACGCCGTGCCACCGTCTTGCTGCGGTTTTGTAGACACGAATGCGCCATGTCCAGCGGCCATATATACCACCAAACAGGGTTGCCAATCTGTGTTTTATAATTTCTGGTATGATAATATAGGTTATGTGCGTATTGGTGGCATTGTGGTGATCGTCATTGAGTTCTTGGCCTTGGTATCTGGTTGTGGTTTGGCGGGATGCATACGCAATTCGAAGCGCAGGAATATCGCTTAA